A stretch of the Sphingosinithalassobacter tenebrarum genome encodes the following:
- a CDS encoding YwqG family protein, which yields MSLNEARRRLREAAQETWLLVPAVDASDSWLGGVPRGDIGGPWPYWEGEPLDFIGQVDLSELHSVGGPDWLPAAGTLQFFFDCKQRGWGLDPSKKGSWVVRYRHADAPEGLTLPPPEACTPFPVRSVIFLPEVSWPTTNRLVLGDLALTQADIDALIEPFDRLDEQRHRIGGWPEPIQSDIMEEQCQCASQGIQVPDADRLPASAGAALAVGANDWRLLLQVDCDPDLNMEWGEGGRLYFWIREDDARAGRFEQCWMILQSF from the coding sequence ATGTCGCTGAACGAAGCACGGCGTCGCCTGCGCGAGGCGGCGCAGGAGACCTGGCTGCTGGTACCAGCAGTCGACGCGAGTGACAGCTGGCTGGGGGGCGTGCCGCGAGGCGATATCGGCGGCCCCTGGCCGTACTGGGAAGGCGAACCGCTTGATTTCATAGGGCAGGTCGATCTTTCCGAACTGCATTCCGTGGGCGGTCCCGATTGGCTGCCGGCGGCGGGAACGCTGCAGTTCTTCTTCGATTGCAAGCAGCGCGGGTGGGGACTCGACCCGAGCAAGAAGGGCAGCTGGGTGGTCCGCTATCGCCACGCTGACGCGCCCGAGGGGCTGACGTTGCCGCCGCCCGAGGCATGCACGCCCTTTCCGGTGCGATCGGTGATCTTCCTGCCCGAAGTATCCTGGCCGACGACCAACCGCCTGGTGCTGGGCGATCTGGCACTCACCCAGGCCGATATCGATGCGCTGATCGAGCCGTTCGACCGGCTGGATGAGCAGCGACATCGCATCGGCGGTTGGCCTGAACCGATCCAGTCCGATATCATGGAGGAGCAATGCCAGTGCGCTTCGCAGGGAATCCAGGTGCCCGATGCGGACCGGCTCCCGGCCAGCGCCGGCGCCGCGCTGGCGGTGGGCGCGAACGACTGGCGATTGCTGCTGCAGGTCGATTGCGACCCCGATCTCAACATGGAATGGGGCGAGGGCGGCCGGCTGTATTTCTGGATTCGTGAAGACGATGCCCGGGCGGGACGATTCGAGCAATGCTGGATGATCCTTCAGTCCTTTTGA